Proteins found in one Microtus pennsylvanicus isolate mMicPen1 chromosome 14, mMicPen1.hap1, whole genome shotgun sequence genomic segment:
- the Erh gene encoding enhancer of rudimentary homolog isoform X2, which produces MSHTILLVQPTKRPEGRTYADYESVNECMEGVCKMYEEHLKRMNPNSPSITYDISQLFDFIDDLADLSCLVYRADTQTYQPYNKDWIKEKIYVLLRRQAQQAGK; this is translated from the exons ATG TCTCACACCATTTTGCTGGTACAGCCTACCAAGAGGCCAGAAGGCAGGACTTATGCAGACTATGAGTCTGTGAATGAGTGCATGGAAG GTGTTTGTAAGATGTATGAAGAACATCTGAAAAGAATGAATCCCAACAGCCCCTCCATCACATATGATATCAGTCAGTTGTTTGATTTTATTGATGATCTGGCAGATCTCAGCTGTCTTGT tTACCGAGCTGATACACAGACGTACCAGCCTTATAACAAAGACTGGATCAAAGAGAAGATCTACGTGCTCCTTCGTCGACAGGCCCAACAAGCTGGGAAGTAG
- the Erh gene encoding enhancer of rudimentary homolog isoform X1 — protein sequence MHRLRMAAGKREAWGAPSFSPDALASRWDNSRVTIVRPMTEIDKLAALLFAERGSHTILLVQPTKRPEGRTYADYESVNECMEGVCKMYEEHLKRMNPNSPSITYDISQLFDFIDDLADLSCLVYRADTQTYQPYNKDWIKEKIYVLLRRQAQQAGK from the exons ATGCACCGTTTGAGGATGGCTGCCGGGAAGAGGGAGGCGTGGGgtgccccttctttctctccagatGCACTAGCGAGCCGTTGGGACAATAGCCGGGTGACGATTGTCAGACCTATGACTGAAATTGACAAACTCGCCGCCTTGCTGTTCGCCGAACGTGGG TCTCACACCATTTTGCTGGTACAGCCTACCAAGAGGCCAGAAGGCAGGACTTATGCAGACTATGAGTCTGTGAATGAGTGCATGGAAG GTGTTTGTAAGATGTATGAAGAACATCTGAAAAGAATGAATCCCAACAGCCCCTCCATCACATATGATATCAGTCAGTTGTTTGATTTTATTGATGATCTGGCAGATCTCAGCTGTCTTGT tTACCGAGCTGATACACAGACGTACCAGCCTTATAACAAAGACTGGATCAAAGAGAAGATCTACGTGCTCCTTCGTCGACAGGCCCAACAAGCTGGGAAGTAG